CACTGGGGCCACCGACACAAGCGCACCCCTGCGATGGTGTTGGGATTCATCCAGCGGCCAGTTGAAATTGCTGAGATATTGGTGGTCAGAAGTTTTAGATGCGTCACTTCTTAGCTGGACAGTGCCCGGAAAACGATGGATGACGACGAGTCAACACTCGCATAAGCATAGGAGAACATACATCCCCTTATCGATAGAATATCCTTACCCGTTTAGGACTACCAATATCTGAATAACTTCGAAGGACCATCACTCAGACATTACTGGACGTTGGTCTGCGGTCAGCCTCGTTATGTATCGAACGCGAGAGTGAGCGCAGAAAGCTATGTCAAGGGTTAAAAAAGATAGCTACGGTGGTGGTTATCTAGGGGTGTAGATGAAATTTCAAGAATCGCAAGAGAAATCAGTAGAAGCATTGCAGGCAGAAGTATCAGCCATCAAAAGATATAGGTGCAGGTGCTTCCAGTGAAATAAAAGGTCAAAGCAGGAGTTGTCTCTGTACCTCGCGCAACTATGCACTTTCCAGGGCTTCATGAATGGCATGTGTTCCAATCAGGTCATCGAGCAAATCAGAAAGCTCCAGAGACTCAATATCACCCGCTAAGAAACGCTGATAGAGGCGAGAAATATTACGGTTGAGCTGACTTTGAAGAGAGGAAGCTGCGTTTGCGTTGATGTTTGCCATGGTCGAGAGATTCCTTTGAGAAACAAACTGAGAATTAAGCGTTAAAACGGTGAGGTCAATCAGGGACTTAGACTGTGCAAAGCTGAGACTCTTCTACACTGTCGATTAAAGAGTGAATACCAATCAGATCATCAACTAGCTCAGAGAACTCAAGCGTTCCGATATCGCCCGCTAGAAAATGCTGATAGAGGCAAGCGATTTCGTGGCTGAGCTGATCTTGAGCTGTCGTTTTTGTGTTTGCCATGATTGAGCGGTTCCTTTATTTGAAGTGTTGGGGCTGAAAGCCAGCGACGTTGTTTTTGTCGATACACTTACAATATCGAGATGCTCAAAGTAAGGGATCCGGAGAAGTACGGATTCTTACCAACTAGAAATCAAGACGAAGAGGGTGAAATTACTGATCCCCGCAAAAGTACTGAGAGAGACACGCAGATAGATGCCCAAGAGCCTCAGTAGATTTACGCAAAAATTCCGTGACTTTACGGTCTCTTGTCACTCAAAACCGTAGATGTTGCTCTTTGTCTACCGCTCTGTGACCTTGAACTATTCTCATTAAGAAAAGTTAAGGGCCGTCATTGCGGCCATTTATTTGATTAAAAACGGTAGCAGGGGTCTAAGCAGCTTCCGTATTCGGAGCAGGCTAAGCAGCGTTTGGAGGCGGGGGGCGACGCGTCCTGGAACATCTTCTGCGGCAATTCGGAGCTGGGCCTGCAGCTCAGCATATTCTGCTGCTGTTAACTGACGGCCATCAATGGGAGACCGTGCTTCTGTAATAATTTCAGTCTGTAACACCTCTTCTGGAATATCTTCCGACGGCGGTAGAGACTGGGCAAGCAGAGGCTCTTTGGGTAGGCCAGTGGTGATGGCAAACAACAGGACGAATATCTTGACCGGCCTCAACCCATCAAAAACACGACTATCGGAATGTTCACAACATCGATCCATTGTTTTGCCCAAGGGTGTTCTTGCCGTCATATTATCTAATGCTTTTGTCTGCGATGCGCTCAAGGTACTCTGGCTCTCTAGTGAGTCACATTTCTACTAGAGGATGGAATGCTTGACGGTGGGCCTTTCTCAGGACCGCTCGCCAATTTGAGCAAACTCGCGATCTCCAAAGATGGCAGACGAATGACGATACGACTTAAATTCCATCAGATTATGAAACGGATCTTCAAGGAAGAAAGTCTGATGTTCTAGCTTCTGACCTGAAAAACGAACCTTCGGCGGTAGATATATCTCTATTTGGTGCTGTTCAACTCGATGTAGAAAGGCTTCCCAATCTGTCTCAGCCTCGAATACGAGTCCAAAATGTCGTGGGTAGATCCCTTTTTGGGGCGGCAAAGGCTCATGGGTCATGTGGGCCACCAGCTGATTCCCATAAAGATTGAGAATGACAGCCTGATCACTTTCCCGACCAATGGTGCAGCCCAAACCGTCTCCGTAATAGGCTTTGGTTTGGGCAATGTCGGTGACAGGGAATGCCAAGTGAAATAGGATTGAACCTGTAGGCTGAGACATGGGGTGGCCCTTCTGATATGTCGTTTTTCTATGATATTGCGGGTTGGAATCCTTGGCTGGTGGCGGTGCTACTCAACCTCAGTTTAGGACTGGTGGGCTGGAAGCTGGTGAGTAAACTGCTAACGTCTGCGGGGCTAGTCCATGCGTTTATTTTGGGCGTTCTCGTCTGGGGAACGCTGGGTTGGGCTGGCTACACAGTTGTGCTGTTTTACTTTTTGGTGGGGTCTGGGGTGACTCGGATCGGCAAGGCAAAGAAAGAGGCAGAAGGCATTGCTGAAAAGCGTGGCGGCGCTAGGGGGCCTGAGAATGTCTGGGGGTCGGCTGCTGCTGGCACTGTCTGTGCGATCGCAACTCTCTTCACCTCTTCTGTTTATCACCCGCTGCTGCTGTTGGGATACGTCGCTAGTTTCAGCACCAAGCTCTCAGATACCACCGCCAGCGAAGTGGGCAAAGCCTACGGTCAACGGACATTTTTGATTACCACTTTTAGGTCCGTACCCCGAGGAACTGAAGGGGCGGTGAGCTTAGAAGGTACCCTAGCGGGAATTGTTGCTTCTATTGCCCTAGCGCTGCTGGGCTGGGCGGTGGGACTTGTGTCGCCATTGGGGATGGTGTGGTGTGCGATTGCTGCCTTCATTGCGACCAACATCGAAAGCCTGATTGGTGCCACCCTGCAATCACGTTTTGCGTGGCTGACCAACGAAGTTGTTAACGGCATCA
This Acaryochloris thomasi RCC1774 DNA region includes the following protein-coding sequences:
- a CDS encoding VOC family protein, which gives rise to MSQPTGSILFHLAFPVTDIAQTKAYYGDGLGCTIGRESDQAVILNLYGNQLVAHMTHEPLPPQKGIYPRHFGLVFEAETDWEAFLHRVEQHQIEIYLPPKVRFSGQKLEHQTFFLEDPFHNLMEFKSYRHSSAIFGDREFAQIGERS
- a CDS encoding TIGR00297 family protein, translated to MSFFYDIAGWNPWLVAVLLNLSLGLVGWKLVSKLLTSAGLVHAFILGVLVWGTLGWAGYTVVLFYFLVGSGVTRIGKAKKEAEGIAEKRGGARGPENVWGSAAAGTVCAIATLFTSSVYHPLLLLGYVASFSTKLSDTTASEVGKAYGQRTFLITTFRSVPRGTEGAVSLEGTLAGIVASIALALLGWAVGLVSPLGMVWCAIAAFIATNIESLIGATLQSRFAWLTNEVVNGINTAIGAAAAIGIAVLIQALL